GGCTGTGAAGTCGTTGCCTTTTCGGCCGATCTCGGACAGGGCGAAGAGCTCGATGGAATTCCGAAAAAAGCGAAGGATACCGGAGCATCCGCATGCCATATCCTTGATTTACGGGAGGAATTTACCCGCGATTTTGTTTTCCCGATGTTCCGGGCGAATGCGATATACGAGGGGCGCTATTTTCTCGGCACCTCGATTGCCCGGCCGCTGATCTCCAAGGCACAAATGGAGATTGCCGCCAAGGAGGGTGCCGACGCAGTGTCGCACGGCGCCACCGGGAAAGGCAACGACCAGGTCCGTTTCGAACTTGCCTATTACCACTTTGACCCGTCAGTCACGGTCATTGCTCCATGGCGCGAATGGGATCTCAACAGCCGAACCGCCCTCGAAGATTATGCCCGAAAGCATCATATCCCGGTGCCGACCAGCAAGAAGTTCCCCTGGAGTTCAGATCGTAACCTGTTGCATATCTCGTTTGAAGGCGACATCCTCGAGGATCCATGGGCTGAAGCACCGGAAGAGATGTACGTTCTGACTGTCCGCCCCGAAGATGCACCTGATCAGCCGGAGTATGTTGAGATCGAATTCGCAAACGGCGACGCTGTTGCCGTCAACGGCGAAAAACTTTCGCCGGCCAACCTGCTGGCCAAGCTGAACGAGTTTGGCGGCAAGCACGGCATCGGCCGGGTCGACCTGCTGGAAAACCGTTTTGTCGGCATGAAGAGCCGCGGTGTCTACGAAACTCCGGGCGGCACCATCCTCGAAGAGGCACACCGGGCGGTCGAATCGATCACCATGGACCGTGAGGTGATGCATCTGCGCGATTCCCTGGTGCCGCGCTATGCCAGCATGGTCTACAATGGTTTCTGGTTTGCTCCGGAGCGGGAAGCGCTGCAGGCATTGATCGACCAGACCCAGCAGACGGTGAATGGCACGGCCCGCGTCAAGCTCTACAAGGGGCACTGCCGGGTCGTCGGCCGTAAATCGGAAAAAGATTCGCTGTTCAACCCGGAATTCGCAACCTTTGAAGCCGATGAGGTTTACAATCAGGCCGATGCTGAAGGGTTTATCAAACTTAACGCCCTGCGTCTGCGCATCCGCAGCCTGATGGAGAAAAACAAATAATCATCAAAAACCTTGGGCCACCAAGACACAAAGACACCAGGAAAAGTTGAACGCAAGTCTCTTTTTTTGGTTAAAGATCAAAAGAAATTTTAATCGTTCTTGATTTTCTTCGTGCCTTCGTGACCTGGCAACTTCGTGGCTGGCTTATGGATTTTAAAAAGCAAGGGATCAAGACCTGCGTCGTTGCCTGCATCATTGACGACCAGAACCGGGTTCTACTGACCCGACGCTGCATTGAACCTTTCTGCAGTCAGTGGGTGATGCCGGGCGGCAAGATCGACAAAGGTGAATCGATCCTCGAAGCGCTGCATCGAGAAGTCTGCGAAGAAGTCGGCATCGAGATCCATGCCGAAAAGCTGATCGATGTTTTTGAGCACATCGGGATTGGCAAAAGCGATGATCATTACGTCATCCTCTACTATCGCTGCACGCCGGCCGGCGGCGATTTGATCCCGAACGGCAGTGAATGTACCGAGGCGATCTGGGTACGCCACAACGAATTGTCGGGCATGGAACTTCCGCCCGGGTGCCGGCATATCCTCGGCATGGTCTATCCTGATCTTGAATGGGATATTGAACTCCGGCAGGAAGATGACATTGCCGCGGAATTGCCCGGGCCGCACTAACCTTGAATTTCTATTGAGAGGGATTTATGACTGCCAAACTTTGGGGGGGCCGTTTTACTGCTCCCACCGATGAGTTCGTCGAAGAATTCACCGCATCTATTGCATTTGACCAGAGGCTCTGGCGGTTTGATATCGACGGATCGATTGTCCATGCCCGGATGCTGGCCAGGCAACAGATCATCGCTGCCGATGATGCAGAACAGATCATCGCCGGACTTGAGCAGATCCGGAACGAAATCGAAGCGGGAAAATTCGAATTCAAGGTCAGCCTCGAGGACATTCACATGAACATCGAGGCCCGCCTGATTGAAATTGTCGGGCCGGTCGGCGGCAAGTTGCACACGGCCCGTTCACGTAACGACCAGGTCGCACTTGATATTCGCCTCTACCTGCGCGAAGAGATCAAAGCCGTTGCGCAATTCCTCGCCAGCCTCCAGGATGCCCTGCTTGAACAGGCCGAGAAGAATCTCAACGTGATCATGCCGGGGTACACGCACCTGCAGACGGCCCAACCGGTTCTCTTTTCGCATCACATGCTCGCCTACCATGAGATGCTTAAACGCGACGCGCAACGGTTCTGCGATCTTTACAAACGGGTCGATGTATTACCGCTCGGCGCCGGTGCCCTGGCCGGAACGACCTTTAATATTGACCGTGAGTTTGTCGCTGAACAACTCGGCTTCAGCGGCGTTACCCGAAACTCCCTCGACACCGTTTCGGATCGCGACTTTGCGATCGAATTTTGTGCTGCTTCATCAATCCTGATGATGCATCTGTCGCGGCTGGCCGAGGAACTGGTGCTCTGGTCGAGCGCTGATTTCAATTTTGTCGAACTCTCCGATGCTTTCTGCACCGGCAGTTCAATCATGCCGCAAAAAAAGAACCCGGACGTACCGGAGCTCGTGCGCGGCAAGTCGGGCCGCGTTTACGGCAACCTGGTCAGCCTGCTGACCCTCATGAAATCACTGCCGCTTGCCTACAACAAGGATACCCAGGAAGACAAGGAACCGCTG
Above is a genomic segment from Desulfuromonas sp. containing:
- a CDS encoding DNA mismatch repair protein MutT — encoded protein: MDFKKQGIKTCVVACIIDDQNRVLLTRRCIEPFCSQWVMPGGKIDKGESILEALHREVCEEVGIEIHAEKLIDVFEHIGIGKSDDHYVILYYRCTPAGGDLIPNGSECTEAIWVRHNELSGMELPPGCRHILGMVYPDLEWDIELRQEDDIAAELPGPH
- the argH gene encoding argininosuccinate lyase encodes the protein MTAKLWGGRFTAPTDEFVEEFTASIAFDQRLWRFDIDGSIVHARMLARQQIIAADDAEQIIAGLEQIRNEIEAGKFEFKVSLEDIHMNIEARLIEIVGPVGGKLHTARSRNDQVALDIRLYLREEIKAVAQFLASLQDALLEQAEKNLNVIMPGYTHLQTAQPVLFSHHMLAYHEMLKRDAQRFCDLYKRVDVLPLGAGALAGTTFNIDREFVAEQLGFSGVTRNSLDTVSDRDFAIEFCAASSILMMHLSRLAEELVLWSSADFNFVELSDAFCTGSSIMPQKKNPDVPELVRGKSGRVYGNLVSLLTLMKSLPLAYNKDTQEDKEPLFDTIDTVKGSLKIFADMIREMQINAEQMRLAAARGFSTATDVADYCVRKGIPFRQAHEIVGKTVRYCIENNKDIPELSIDEFRSFSESIEDDIYEFVTLDASVNARRATGGTAREAVKRELKRARSEQKQH
- a CDS encoding argininosuccinate synthase → MSKQVKKAVLAYSGGLDTSIILKWLIEEYGCEVVAFSADLGQGEELDGIPKKAKDTGASACHILDLREEFTRDFVFPMFRANAIYEGRYFLGTSIARPLISKAQMEIAAKEGADAVSHGATGKGNDQVRFELAYYHFDPSVTVIAPWREWDLNSRTALEDYARKHHIPVPTSKKFPWSSDRNLLHISFEGDILEDPWAEAPEEMYVLTVRPEDAPDQPEYVEIEFANGDAVAVNGEKLSPANLLAKLNEFGGKHGIGRVDLLENRFVGMKSRGVYETPGGTILEEAHRAVESITMDREVMHLRDSLVPRYASMVYNGFWFAPEREALQALIDQTQQTVNGTARVKLYKGHCRVVGRKSEKDSLFNPEFATFEADEVYNQADAEGFIKLNALRLRIRSLMEKNK